One Haloplanus sp. HW8-1 DNA window includes the following coding sequences:
- a CDS encoding heavy metal translocating P-type ATPase, protein MHEGHEQMFRRRFFVSTLLSIPVLLYSPTLQEWLGFTVPTFPGSEWINPVFAVIVFAYGGIPFLQMAVPELKDRAPGMMTLISMAISVAFVYSLATVVFPTQSAFFWELVTLIDIMLLGHWIEMRSVRRASSAVDELAKLMPDTAERLTDDGETEEVPVSELSEGDLVLVRPGASVPADGVVEEGDSDVNESMITGESKPVSKEPGDEVIGGTINGDGSLRVRVGATGEETTLAGIMRLVEEAQQSKSKTQVLADRAAGWLFYVALGAAVVTAIAWTVAVSFDATVIERVVTVLVIACPHALGLAIPLVVAINTSLAARNGMLVRDRIAMEDARKLDAIIFDKTGTLTEGEHGVVDMATVEGVDEDDALALAAAVESDSEHMIARAIREAAAERDLSAPDASSFEAIKGRGVRANVDGSEVYVGGPNLLSQLDSEVPGHLQRFADDAGENAQTVVYLVRDGALIAAFAMADVIREESFRVVDALHDLGIEVAMLTGDSQDVADAVADELGIDTVFAEVLPEDKDEKVQELQDQGKLVGMVGDGVNDAPALTRADVGIAIGSGTDVAVQSADVILVQNNPMDVVRLVKLSKASYRKMQENIVWAAGYNVFAIPLAAGVLAPIGILLSPAVGALLMSLSTVIVAVNAQLLRRVDLSIPELPSGTPSTEAQ, encoded by the coding sequence ATGCACGAAGGCCACGAGCAGATGTTTCGACGTCGGTTCTTCGTCTCCACGCTCCTCTCGATTCCTGTCCTGCTCTACAGCCCGACTCTCCAGGAATGGCTGGGCTTCACCGTCCCGACGTTTCCCGGCAGCGAGTGGATTAACCCCGTCTTCGCGGTAATCGTCTTCGCATACGGTGGGATTCCGTTCCTCCAGATGGCGGTGCCGGAGCTGAAAGACCGGGCGCCGGGGATGATGACGCTGATCTCGATGGCGATCAGCGTCGCGTTCGTCTACAGTCTCGCGACCGTGGTCTTCCCGACGCAGTCGGCGTTCTTCTGGGAGCTCGTCACGTTGATCGACATCATGCTGCTCGGCCACTGGATCGAGATGCGGTCGGTGCGGCGGGCTTCGAGCGCCGTCGACGAGTTGGCGAAACTGATGCCGGACACGGCGGAACGACTCACCGATGACGGCGAGACCGAAGAGGTCCCTGTCAGTGAACTCTCCGAGGGCGACCTCGTGCTCGTCCGGCCGGGCGCGAGCGTGCCCGCCGACGGCGTCGTCGAGGAGGGCGATTCGGACGTCAACGAGTCGATGATCACGGGTGAGTCCAAGCCCGTCTCGAAGGAGCCTGGCGACGAGGTCATCGGCGGCACAATCAACGGCGACGGCAGTCTCCGCGTCCGTGTTGGCGCAACGGGCGAGGAGACGACGCTCGCGGGCATCATGCGGCTCGTCGAGGAAGCCCAGCAGAGCAAATCGAAGACCCAGGTGCTGGCCGACCGCGCGGCCGGCTGGCTGTTCTACGTCGCGCTCGGGGCGGCAGTCGTGACCGCAATCGCGTGGACGGTCGCGGTCTCGTTCGACGCGACGGTCATCGAGCGGGTCGTCACGGTGCTCGTCATCGCCTGCCCACACGCCCTCGGGCTCGCCATCCCCCTCGTCGTCGCGATCAACACTTCCCTGGCGGCACGGAACGGGATGCTCGTCCGCGACCGCATCGCGATGGAGGACGCACGGAAGCTGGACGCCATCATCTTCGACAAGACGGGGACGCTCACCGAAGGCGAGCACGGCGTCGTGGATATGGCGACCGTCGAGGGCGTCGACGAGGACGACGCGCTCGCACTGGCGGCAGCTGTCGAGAGCGACTCCGAACACATGATTGCGCGAGCCATCCGCGAGGCAGCTGCCGAGCGCGATCTCAGCGCCCCTGATGCGTCCAGCTTCGAGGCAATCAAAGGGCGAGGAGTCCGGGCGAACGTCGATGGAAGCGAGGTGTACGTCGGCGGGCCGAACCTGCTCTCCCAGCTCGATAGCGAGGTTCCGGGTCACCTCCAGCGGTTCGCTGACGATGCAGGAGAGAACGCACAGACGGTGGTGTATCTCGTTCGTGACGGAGCGTTGATCGCCGCGTTCGCGATGGCCGACGTGATCCGCGAGGAGAGTTTCCGCGTCGTCGACGCCCTCCACGATCTGGGGATCGAGGTGGCGATGCTGACTGGGGACTCTCAGGACGTCGCCGACGCCGTCGCAGACGAACTCGGCATCGATACTGTGTTCGCAGAGGTTCTCCCCGAAGACAAAGACGAGAAAGTCCAGGAGCTCCAAGACCAGGGGAAGCTGGTGGGGATGGTCGGCGACGGCGTGAACGATGCGCCGGCGCTGACGCGAGCCGACGTCGGCATCGCGATCGGGAGCGGCACCGACGTCGCGGTCCAGTCGGCCGACGTCATCCTCGTCCAGAACAACCCAATGGACGTCGTTCGGCTGGTGAAGCTCAGTAAGGCGAGCTATCGGAAGATGCAGGAGAACATCGTCTGGGCCGCCGGCTACAACGTGTTCGCGATTCCGCTCGCAGCAGGCGTCTTAGCACCGATCGGGATTCTGCTGTCTCCCGCCGTGGGCGCCCTCCTGATGTCGCTGAGTACGGTGATCGTCGCGGTCAACGCACAGCTGCTTCGGCGCGTGGACCTGTCCATTCCCGAGCTTCCGAGCGGGACACCCTCGACGGAGGCACAGTAA
- a CDS encoding SHOCT domain-containing protein, with product MPTTSTDNQLVTIVLVVLGALLILPVLFMGFGMMGFGPMMGGMWGGHMWGDGTVPGWMVLVGLLMQLLFIAAIVGAGYLIYRAVTTSNSGTDQALEELRLAYARGDLTDDEYEQRKEALERDS from the coding sequence ATGCCAACTACTTCAACCGATAACCAACTCGTCACGATCGTCCTCGTCGTCCTTGGTGCCCTGCTCATTCTCCCCGTCCTCTTCATGGGATTTGGGATGATGGGATTCGGCCCGATGATGGGTGGAATGTGGGGTGGTCATATGTGGGGTGACGGAACAGTCCCCGGATGGATGGTCCTCGTCGGACTACTGATGCAGTTGCTGTTCATCGCTGCCATCGTCGGCGCAGGGTACCTCATCTATCGCGCAGTGACCACCTCTAATAGCGGGACTGATCAAGCCCTCGAGGAGCTCCGGCTCGCCTACGCCCGTGGTGATCTCACGGACGACGAGTACGAACAACGGAAAGAGGCACTCGAACGAGACTCATAA
- a CDS encoding transposase yields the protein MTTSRESRCVVFRRIARQPHVAWPVYDTTPLYDRTSLAGLESDIRTVSATWFDHESHDSVEGFVCALPLAYFRFSAHDRYEGSPRYRMDTLFRVFVLKELHGWEHETALVNYLGTRPELCEQLGFETIPDQSTLWRSWHERFTIDLRETVETAARTILIKAQDAGVEVPREPTQKPRYHGNESGESDPDDQTTLEQAEKITDHVSRIVFPAFSLDRGDGCEIHENAYLGLQTYLGLRERLAANEGARSFTYESTRERTPLGHAHREQIRDLSIEQVREMYRQAVNRLLSEVAETEEFFRAGIVAIDITEADPFTGDRTGHEDEIIGTKEKTDEYAYQWATVQLVGNAVPIVLDARPVRKGESRLEIVKDLLDSAEEMVHVDNVLMDREFDSQHVLEMLSQRGLSYVVPKRMQSSEKAQAKRLLQRDQDRYETDRKLHLGKNEWHETTLIYRRKEDSEQDDHRQYSVFMTNCGSGHLTEYGYRWEIESGYRSIKRFMAATTSKDFGLRFFYFAFACLLYSIWRAVDLLVQVELTGEYEHSPIVTADNTLTLLKKETGIG from the coding sequence GTGACAACTTCTCGGGAGTCTCGATGTGTTGTCTTTCGACGGATCGCACGCCAGCCGCACGTTGCGTGGCCAGTCTATGATACGACACCGCTGTACGATCGAACGTCGCTCGCTGGGCTGGAATCAGATATCCGGACAGTCTCGGCGACGTGGTTCGATCACGAAAGCCACGACTCGGTCGAGGGGTTCGTCTGTGCACTCCCCCTGGCCTACTTCCGGTTCAGCGCCCACGACCGATATGAGGGGTCGCCACGCTACCGGATGGACACCCTCTTTCGGGTGTTTGTACTGAAAGAACTCCACGGGTGGGAGCACGAAACAGCACTCGTCAACTACCTCGGGACCCGTCCTGAACTCTGCGAGCAACTCGGTTTCGAGACGATTCCAGACCAGTCGACACTGTGGCGAAGCTGGCACGAGCGGTTTACCATTGACCTCAGGGAGACTGTCGAGACGGCGGCTCGAACGATCCTCATCAAAGCCCAGGATGCGGGTGTTGAGGTTCCGCGTGAACCGACACAAAAGCCCCGATACCACGGGAACGAGTCCGGTGAGTCAGACCCGGATGATCAAACTACGTTGGAGCAGGCAGAGAAGATTACCGACCACGTCAGCCGCATCGTGTTCCCGGCGTTTTCGTTGGACCGTGGGGACGGCTGTGAGATCCACGAGAACGCCTACTTGGGCTTGCAGACCTATCTCGGACTCCGTGAGAGACTGGCTGCGAACGAGGGCGCTCGTAGCTTCACCTACGAGTCGACTCGGGAACGGACACCGCTGGGCCACGCCCATCGCGAGCAGATTCGAGACCTCTCGATTGAACAGGTTCGCGAGATGTACCGGCAGGCCGTCAACAGGCTCCTGAGCGAAGTCGCGGAGACAGAGGAGTTCTTCCGAGCCGGGATCGTCGCAATCGATATCACCGAGGCTGACCCGTTCACCGGCGATAGAACGGGCCACGAAGACGAAATCATCGGCACCAAGGAGAAAACTGACGAGTACGCCTACCAGTGGGCTACCGTCCAGTTAGTCGGGAATGCCGTTCCGATTGTACTGGACGCACGGCCAGTTCGAAAGGGAGAGTCCCGCTTGGAAATCGTCAAGGACCTCTTGGATTCTGCTGAAGAGATGGTACACGTTGATAACGTGTTGATGGATCGGGAGTTCGACAGTCAGCACGTCCTGGAGATGCTCAGCCAGCGTGGCCTGTCGTATGTCGTTCCCAAGCGGATGCAGTCCAGCGAGAAGGCTCAGGCGAAGCGGTTGCTTCAGCGCGACCAAGACCGATACGAGACTGACCGAAAGCTCCACCTCGGGAAGAACGAATGGCACGAAACGACGCTGATCTACCGCCGGAAAGAAGACTCCGAGCAGGACGACCATCGGCAGTACTCGGTGTTTATGACGAATTGCGGGAGCGGGCATCTCACGGAGTACGGTTACCGGTGGGAGATTGAGAGCGGCTACAGATCGATAAAGCGGTTCATGGCGGCGACGACATCGAAAGATTTCGGGCTACGGTTCTTCTACTTCGCATTCGCCTGTCTGTTATACTCGATCTGGCGAGCTGTCGATCTGCTCGTGCAGGTTGAGTTGACTGGTGAGTACGAACATTCGCCGATCGTAACAGCCGACAACACGCTGACGCTGCTGAAGAAGGAGACTGGAATTGGGTAG
- a CDS encoding MBL fold metallo-hydrolase, with product MSEAVQESDDEGSQNEYIPRVGGGIDLDISVDSESPFVVIPRGGAKEIGRSCYQVETRNGTYLVDVGLNQGDGGLFPDLRGLDEGQIDAVFLTHAHIDHVGSLPLLESHDFLSDQAPVITTRPTAALADTLLRDSLKLHRRATQKPGREQQYSETDLRKVIDRFRPCGYQAADLSDHVAHIEDTETLHFEFGNAAHLLGSAWLALTVDGSRVVFSGDVGGRSNHLPEIDEPPQADALFLESTYGDTHSHTSATDTRTDIYNEAVDAATDGKPVLIPCFGVGRSQELLYMFKNRIHTLPEEDRKQLNVVYDGMAQSATDTYNEHCRAEFAAESIRNYIVNSGDQQPFLFDQASAARRMPMSREELLEADETPIIIAPSGMLSGGFSPTYLLEFCQRYDDARVILCGYQAEGTPGRQLEDAIEEDLERVGVTLPSNGLNGGIPDEGDGTRVKVPVSWISRYHGLSAHAARNTLLQFARQVSPSQVYLIHGEQEQQEKMAQHLVDNLDSVSEIQLTGMMHPVSVTPDLPEEEIVGDRPAKRILDERGADIEVGDNAQFGSDAIHGTLSEFSDQIEALELALRTLSGQLAVERHDSGFSEEDIRQIVRDEMDEIVREAVEENQSN from the coding sequence ATGAGTGAAGCAGTTCAAGAATCTGATGACGAGGGGTCGCAAAATGAATACATCCCACGAGTCGGTGGGGGGATTGATCTCGATATTTCGGTTGACAGCGAATCCCCGTTCGTGGTTATCCCTCGTGGGGGAGCAAAGGAGATCGGCCGGAGTTGCTATCAGGTTGAGACGCGTAATGGAACGTATCTCGTCGACGTCGGACTGAATCAAGGTGACGGGGGATTATTCCCTGATCTAAGGGGACTCGATGAGGGACAGATAGACGCGGTTTTTCTCACCCATGCTCATATCGACCACGTCGGCTCGCTCCCCCTGTTGGAGAGTCACGACTTCCTCTCTGATCAGGCACCAGTGATTACAACGAGGCCAACAGCTGCGCTTGCAGACACATTACTCCGAGATTCACTGAAGCTTCACCGACGAGCGACGCAAAAACCAGGGAGAGAACAACAATACTCGGAAACCGATCTGAGGAAAGTCATCGACCGATTCCGTCCCTGCGGATACCAGGCGGCAGACCTCAGTGATCACGTCGCACATATTGAGGATACCGAAACGCTCCATTTCGAATTTGGAAATGCGGCCCACCTACTGGGTAGTGCCTGGTTAGCACTAACAGTAGACGGCTCACGGGTAGTCTTCTCGGGAGATGTTGGCGGCCGGTCGAATCATCTTCCCGAAATCGATGAGCCTCCGCAGGCAGACGCCCTCTTTCTTGAATCGACATACGGAGACACCCATTCGCACACCAGTGCCACTGACACCCGAACGGACATCTACAACGAGGCTGTCGACGCAGCTACCGATGGGAAGCCAGTCCTCATCCCCTGCTTCGGGGTCGGGCGATCCCAAGAGTTGCTCTATATGTTCAAAAACCGGATTCACACGCTTCCGGAAGAGGACCGAAAGCAGCTCAACGTAGTCTACGATGGGATGGCGCAAAGCGCTACAGACACGTATAACGAGCACTGTAGAGCCGAGTTCGCAGCCGAATCGATCCGGAATTACATAGTGAATTCGGGTGACCAACAACCGTTCCTCTTCGATCAGGCGTCGGCTGCTAGACGAATGCCGATGTCTCGCGAGGAATTGCTCGAAGCTGATGAGACACCGATCATTATTGCTCCATCTGGAATGCTCTCGGGTGGATTTTCACCGACCTACTTACTCGAATTCTGCCAGCGATACGATGATGCACGCGTAATTCTCTGTGGATATCAAGCCGAGGGGACACCTGGTCGTCAATTGGAGGATGCTATAGAGGAAGATCTCGAGAGAGTTGGTGTCACTCTTCCCTCGAACGGACTTAACGGAGGGATACCAGATGAGGGCGATGGAACCCGTGTGAAGGTACCTGTAAGCTGGATAAGTCGATATCATGGGCTCTCAGCCCACGCAGCCCGAAACACGTTGCTTCAATTCGCTCGCCAAGTTTCACCGTCCCAGGTGTACCTTATTCACGGTGAACAGGAGCAGCAGGAGAAGATGGCGCAGCACCTGGTAGATAATCTAGACTCAGTTTCCGAGATCCAGCTGACAGGAATGATGCATCCGGTATCCGTGACACCGGACCTTCCCGAAGAAGAGATCGTTGGTGACAGGCCTGCAAAACGGATACTAGACGAGCGTGGTGCTGACATCGAGGTTGGTGATAATGCCCAATTCGGGTCAGACGCAATCCACGGGACGTTATCTGAATTCAGCGATCAGATCGAAGCTCTTGAATTAGCACTGCGCACGTTGAGTGGTCAGCTCGCCGTTGAACGACATGATAGTGGATTTTCGGAGGAGGACATCCGCCAAATTGTCCGCGATGAGATGGACGAGATCGTCCGTGAAGCAGTTGAAGAGAACCAATCCAACTGA
- a CDS encoding tyrosine-type recombinase/integrase, translating to MNQNTSSTRDGSTPLASSFERYLQDKGKGRGGDGGNYRRNAGRELERFAEWAAGDCGADDWTGVVPDDVDRDPTFEDLDERVFREYARHLAGDRGLKQNTVQTYYRYISAWCGWCVNEGYLEAHYAQRASAMAPLPEDDGRKPGDQQAWTSEQRHALTRHVDERARDAVEAYTTLPEDTAPLDKQRARYAALKAARDRALVFVLAYTAVRVGELVRDPNDPRRRGVRWEDLSLDDGSMDVYRKKQQWDAASLPDPVISPLRSYRQLMDPPTERWPVFPTFDQRTLAELVQDELADRGEPPEAITELREEYARDLLLALDEDIRPPSITTDGARSILQRLSEAAEIDIDHPKHDYLAPHGGRRGMGEVLVRAFGYTVAARYLDNSEEMVRERYSHIEAGELGDVATEALDEIEPRSRG from the coding sequence ATGAATCAGAACACCTCATCGACACGCGATGGTTCGACACCGCTCGCGAGTTCCTTCGAGCGCTATCTGCAGGACAAAGGGAAAGGCCGTGGCGGCGACGGCGGGAACTACCGACGAAACGCTGGACGGGAACTCGAGCGGTTCGCCGAGTGGGCCGCCGGCGACTGCGGCGCCGACGACTGGACCGGGGTCGTCCCCGACGACGTCGACCGCGACCCCACCTTCGAGGACCTCGACGAACGCGTCTTCCGCGAGTACGCCCGGCATCTCGCTGGTGACCGTGGCCTCAAGCAGAACACGGTCCAAACCTATTATCGCTATATCTCTGCGTGGTGTGGCTGGTGTGTCAACGAGGGATATCTCGAGGCGCATTACGCGCAGCGGGCGAGTGCGATGGCGCCGCTGCCGGAGGACGACGGCCGCAAGCCTGGAGATCAGCAGGCCTGGACGTCCGAACAGCGCCACGCTCTCACCCGCCACGTCGACGAACGAGCCCGCGACGCCGTCGAGGCGTACACGACACTTCCGGAGGATACTGCCCCCCTCGACAAGCAGCGAGCGCGCTACGCAGCACTGAAGGCGGCTCGTGACCGGGCACTGGTGTTCGTCCTCGCGTATACCGCCGTCCGCGTCGGCGAACTCGTCCGGGACCCGAATGATCCGCGCCGACGCGGTGTTCGCTGGGAGGACCTCTCCCTCGACGACGGGAGTATGGATGTCTACCGGAAGAAACAGCAGTGGGACGCCGCCAGTCTTCCCGACCCGGTGATCTCGCCGCTCCGGAGCTATCGCCAGCTGATGGACCCACCAACGGAGCGCTGGCCGGTGTTTCCGACGTTCGACCAACGGACGCTCGCAGAGCTCGTCCAGGATGAGCTCGCCGACCGAGGGGAACCCCCAGAAGCAATTACTGAGCTCCGAGAAGAATACGCTCGCGACCTCCTGCTGGCTCTCGATGAGGACATTCGGCCGCCGTCAATCACGACGGACGGCGCACGGTCGATTCTCCAACGACTCTCGGAGGCCGCAGAGATCGACATCGACCATCCGAAACACGACTATCTTGCTCCGCACGGCGGTCGACGTGGGATGGGTGAGGTGCTTGTCCGGGCGTTCGGGTACACGGTGGCGGCTAGGTATCTCGATAACTCCGAAGAGATGGTTCGAGAGCGGTATTCACATATTGAGGCCGGAGAACTTGGAGATGTGGCGACAGAAGCACTCGACGAAATCGAACCACGCTCACGGGGCTGA
- a CDS encoding DUF7342 family protein, whose amino-acid sequence MPVTYIATKYERCSMPGGESSSEDPIKRQPTGEDRIRMVARQVSEPRTANWIASEADWSHGPTKRVLERLVDGGILYRNDTGAHTTYFPDYRRQAITEAIRLRDSDHTAEGLTERLTDLKAQISDWEDEFDVESPNQLRGTLVDETLEADEEDRRREIAREWEHLQRRIEIVGFAVREWDFLAPTTDR is encoded by the coding sequence ATGCCTGTGACCTATATTGCGACAAAGTACGAACGGTGTTCTATGCCTGGAGGTGAATCGAGCTCCGAGGACCCGATAAAACGCCAACCCACTGGTGAAGACCGGATACGGATGGTTGCCCGGCAGGTATCAGAGCCGCGGACAGCGAACTGGATCGCCTCCGAGGCGGACTGGTCACACGGGCCGACCAAGCGCGTCCTCGAACGGCTCGTCGACGGCGGTATCCTCTACCGTAACGATACCGGGGCCCACACGACATACTTCCCCGATTATCGTCGTCAAGCGATTACGGAGGCCATACGCCTTCGGGATAGCGACCACACCGCCGAAGGCCTCACCGAACGGCTCACCGATCTGAAAGCACAAATCAGTGACTGGGAAGACGAATTCGATGTCGAATCACCGAATCAGCTTCGCGGGACGCTTGTCGACGAAACGCTTGAAGCCGATGAGGAAGACCGACGGCGTGAAATCGCCCGTGAATGGGAACACCTTCAGCGCCGTATCGAGATCGTCGGATTCGCCGTTCGTGAGTGGGACTTCCTCGCCCCCACAACAGACCGGTGA